In Streptococcus oralis, a single window of DNA contains:
- a CDS encoding helix-turn-helix domain-containing protein: MYLGDLMEKAESGQFLVLSFLLQDSQTTVKKAMEETGFSKATLTKYISLINENALERGLELTIHLEDENLRLSISADTKGREIRSLFLDNAIKYQILVYLLYHQQFLAHQLAQELMISEATLGRHLASLNQILSEFDLSIQNGRWRGPEHQIRYFYFCLFRKIWSSQEWEGHMQKAERKQEIATLEEICGASLSSGQKLDLVLWAHISQQRLRVNACQFQVIEEKMRGYFDNIFYLRLLRKAPSFFAGQHIPLGTEDGEMMVFFSFLLSHRILPLHTMEYILGFGGQLADLLTQLIQEMKKEELLGDYTEDHVTYELSQLCGQVYLYKGYILQDQYRYQTENRHPYLLMEHDFRGTAERIFHAIPAFQQGTDLDKKILWEWLQLIEYMAENGGQHMRIGLDLTSGFLVFSRMAAILKRYLEYNRFITIEAYDPSRHYDLLITNNPIYKKEQTPIYYLKNDLDMEDLAKIRQMLFA, translated from the coding sequence ATGTATTTAGGCGATTTGATGGAAAAAGCAGAATCTGGTCAATTTTTAGTCCTTTCCTTTCTATTACAAGATTCGCAGACAACAGTCAAGAAAGCCATGGAAGAAACAGGTTTTTCAAAGGCGACCTTAACCAAGTACATTTCTCTGATTAACGAAAATGCCTTGGAAAGAGGGCTAGAGCTGACCATTCACTTGGAAGATGAAAATCTGCGTTTGTCGATTAGTGCAGATACCAAGGGAAGAGAGATTCGGAGCTTGTTTTTAGACAATGCCATTAAGTACCAAATTTTGGTTTACCTTCTCTATCACCAACAGTTCCTAGCCCATCAACTGGCTCAAGAATTGATGATTAGCGAGGCCACGCTTGGTCGCCACTTAGCTAGTCTAAATCAGATTTTGTCAGAGTTTGACTTATCCATCCAAAATGGCCGTTGGCGAGGTCCAGAGCATCAGATTCGCTATTTCTATTTCTGCCTTTTTCGCAAGATTTGGTCCAGTCAGGAGTGGGAAGGTCACATGCAGAAAGCTGAGAGAAAACAAGAGATTGCTACCCTAGAAGAAATCTGCGGTGCTAGCTTGTCTTCAGGTCAGAAATTGGACTTGGTTCTCTGGGCTCACATCAGTCAACAGCGTCTTCGGGTCAATGCCTGTCAGTTTCAAGTCATAGAAGAAAAAATGCGGGGGTATTTTGACAATATTTTCTACCTTCGTTTGCTTCGAAAGGCTCCGTCCTTTTTTGCTGGGCAACATATCCCTCTAGGAACTGAGGATGGTGAGATGATGGTATTCTTTTCATTTCTCCTTTCCCATCGTATTCTTCCTCTTCATACTATGGAGTATATTCTTGGTTTTGGAGGGCAATTAGCCGATTTGCTTACGCAATTGATTCAAGAGATGAAGAAAGAGGAGCTACTGGGGGACTACACAGAGGACCATGTCACCTATGAACTCAGTCAGCTTTGTGGTCAAGTTTATCTCTACAAGGGCTATATCTTGCAAGATCAGTACAGATACCAGACAGAGAATCGTCATCCCTATTTGCTGATGGAACATGATTTTAGAGGGACTGCAGAGAGAATTTTTCATGCTATACCTGCCTTTCAGCAGGGGACGGATTTGGATAAGAAAATTCTCTGGGAATGGCTCCAGTTGATAGAATATATGGCTGAAAATGGTGGTCAACATATGAGGATTGGTCTGGATTTGACATCTGGTTTCCTTGTCTTTTCTAGGATGGCTGCCATTTTGAAACGGTATTTGGAATACAATCGTTTTATTACTATTGAAGCCTATGATCCCAGTCGACATTATGATTTGTTGATTACCAACAACCCTATTTATAAGAAAGAACAGACTCCGATCTATTATTTAAAAAATGATTTGGATATGGAAGATTTGGCGAAGATTCGTCAGATGCTCTTTGCCTAA
- the glpK gene encoding glycerol kinase GlpK codes for MSQEKYIMAIDQGTTSSRAIIFNKKGEKVSSSQKEFTQIFPQAGWVEHNANEIWNSVQSVIAGAFIESGVKPSQIEAIGITNQRETTVVWDKKTGLPIYNAIVWQSRQTAPLAEQLKSQGYVEKFHEKTGLIIDAYFSATKVRWILDHVEGAQERAEKGELLFGTIDTWLVWKLTDGAAHVTDYSNAARTMLYNIKELKWDDEILEILNIPKAMLPEVRSNSEIYGKTAPFHFYGGEVPISGMAGDQQAALFGQLAFEPGMVKNTYGTGSFIIMNTGEEMQLSENNLLTTIGYGINGKVYYALEGSIFIAGSAIQWLRDGLRMVENSPESEKYALNSHNNDEVYVVPAFTGLGAPYWNQNARGSVFGLTRGTSKEDFIKATLQSIAYQVRDIIDTMQVDAQTAIQVLKVDGGAAMNNFLMQFQADILGIDIARAKNLETTALGAAFLAGLSVGYWKDLDELKLLNETGELFEPSMNESRKEQLYKGWKKAVKATQVFAEIDD; via the coding sequence ATGTCACAAGAAAAATACATCATGGCTATTGACCAAGGAACGACCAGTTCTCGTGCCATCATTTTTAACAAAAAAGGAGAAAAGGTCAGCTCTAGTCAAAAAGAGTTTACTCAGATTTTCCCTCAAGCAGGTTGGGTTGAGCACAATGCCAATGAAATTTGGAACTCTGTTCAGTCAGTTATCGCGGGTGCTTTCATCGAAAGTGGTGTGAAACCAAGTCAAATCGAAGCCATCGGGATTACCAACCAGCGTGAAACAACTGTCGTCTGGGATAAGAAAACAGGGCTCCCTATCTACAATGCTATCGTTTGGCAATCACGCCAGACAGCACCTTTAGCTGAACAACTAAAAAGCCAAGGTTATGTGGAAAAATTCCATGAAAAGACTGGTTTGATCATCGATGCTTACTTCTCAGCGACTAAGGTTCGCTGGATTCTGGACCATGTAGAAGGTGCTCAAGAGCGAGCTGAAAAAGGAGAATTGCTCTTTGGTACCATTGATACTTGGTTGGTTTGGAAATTGACTGACGGTGCGGCTCATGTGACGGACTACTCAAATGCGGCTCGTACCATGCTCTATAACATTAAAGAACTCAAATGGGATGATGAGATTTTAGAAATCCTCAACATTCCTAAGGCTATGCTTCCAGAAGTTCGTTCTAACTCTGAAATCTACGGCAAGACTGCTCCATTCCATTTCTACGGTGGAGAAGTACCAATTTCAGGTATGGCTGGGGACCAACAGGCAGCCCTCTTCGGTCAGTTGGCCTTTGAACCAGGTATGGTCAAGAATACTTATGGAACAGGTTCTTTCATCATTATGAACACTGGTGAAGAGATGCAGTTGTCTGAAAACAACCTTTTGACAACGATTGGTTATGGAATCAACGGCAAGGTTTACTATGCCTTGGAAGGTTCTATCTTCATCGCAGGAAGTGCCATTCAGTGGCTTCGTGATGGACTTCGCATGGTTGAAAATTCACCAGAGTCTGAAAAATATGCTCTCAATTCTCACAACAATGACGAAGTTTATGTAGTACCTGCCTTTACAGGTCTAGGTGCTCCATATTGGAACCAAAATGCTCGTGGTTCGGTCTTTGGCTTAACTCGTGGAACAAGCAAAGAAGACTTTATCAAGGCAACCTTGCAATCTATCGCTTATCAAGTACGTGACATCATCGACACCATGCAAGTAGATGCTCAGACAGCTATCCAAGTCTTGAAGGTAGATGGCGGTGCAGCTATGAACAACTTCCTGATGCAGTTCCAGGCTGACATCTTGGGAATCGACATCGCACGCGCCAAAAACTTGGAAACAACTGCTCTAGGAGCAGCCTTCCTAGCAGGTTTGTCAGTAGGCTACTGGAAGGACTTGGATGAGTTGAAGCTCTTGAATGAGACTGGAGAACTCTTTGAGCCATCGATGAACGAATCTCGCAAGGAACAACTCTACAAGGGCTGGAAGAAGGCTGTGAAAGCAACGCAAGTCTTTGCGGAAATCGATGACTAA
- the glpO gene encoding type 1 glycerol-3-phosphate oxidase: protein MEFSKKTRELSIKKMQERTLDLLIIGGGITGAGVALQAAASGLDTGLIEMQDFAEGTSSRSTKLVHGGLRYLKQFDVEVVSDTVSERAVVQQIAPHIPKPDPMLLPVYDEDGATFSLFRLKVAMDLYDLLAGVSNTPAANKVLSKEEVLERQPNLKKEGLVGGGVYLDFRNNDARLVIENIKRANQDGALIANHVKAEGFLFDESGKITGVVARDLLTDQVFEIKARLVINTTGPWSDKVRNLSNKGTQFSQMRPTKGVHLVVDSSKIKVSQPVYFDTGLGDGRMVFVLPRENKTYFGTTDTDYTGDLEHPKVTQEDVDYLLGIVNNRFPEANITIDDIESSWAGLRPLIAGNSASDYNGGNNGTISDESFNSLIATVEAYLSKEKTREDVESAVSKLESSTSEKHLDPSAVSRGSSLDRDDNGLLTLAGGKITDYRKMAEGAMERVVDILKAEFDRSFKLINSKTYPVSGGELNPANVDSEIEAFAQLGVSRGLDSKEAQYLANLYGSNAPKVFALAHSLEQAPGLSLADTLSLHYAMRNELALSPVDFLLRRTNHMLFMRDSLDSIVEPVLDEMGRFYDWTEEEKAAYRADVEAALAQNDLAELKN, encoded by the coding sequence ATGGAATTTTCAAAGAAAACACGAGAATTATCAATTAAAAAAATGCAGGAACGCACCCTGGACCTCCTGATTATTGGTGGTGGGATTACCGGTGCTGGGGTAGCCTTGCAAGCGGCAGCTAGTGGACTTGACACTGGATTGATTGAAATGCAGGACTTCGCAGAAGGAACATCTAGCCGTTCAACAAAATTGGTCCACGGAGGTCTGCGTTACCTCAAACAATTTGACGTGGAAGTAGTCTCAGATACAGTTTCTGAACGTGCGGTGGTTCAACAAATCGCTCCACACATTCCAAAACCAGATCCAATGCTCTTGCCAGTTTACGATGAAGATGGAGCGACCTTTAGCCTTTTCCGTCTCAAAGTAGCCATGGACTTGTACGACCTTTTGGCAGGTGTTAGCAACACGCCAGCTGCTAACAAGGTCTTGAGTAAGGAAGAAGTCTTGGAACGCCAGCCAAACTTGAAGAAAGAAGGCTTGGTAGGAGGTGGAGTTTATCTTGACTTCCGTAACAACGATGCGCGTCTCGTGATTGAAAACATTAAACGTGCCAACCAAGACGGTGCCCTCATTGCCAACCACGTTAAGGCAGAAGGCTTCCTCTTTGATGAAAGTGGCAAGATTACAGGTGTTGTAGCTCGTGATTTGTTGACAGACCAAGTCTTTGAAATCAAGGCTCGCCTAGTTATTAACACAACTGGACCTTGGAGCGATAAGGTACGTAATTTGTCCAATAAGGGAACCCAATTCTCACAAATGCGCCCAACTAAGGGAGTTCACTTGGTAGTGGATTCAAGCAAGATCAAGGTTTCACAGCCAGTTTACTTTGATACAGGTTTGGGAGACGGCCGGATGGTCTTTGTCCTCCCACGTGAAAACAAGACTTACTTTGGTACAACGGATACAGACTACACAGGCGATTTGGAACATCCAAAAGTGACGCAGGAAGATGTAGATTATCTACTTGGCATTGTCAACAACCGCTTCCCAGAAGCAAATATTACCATTGATGATATCGAAAGCAGCTGGGCTGGTCTTCGTCCATTGATTGCAGGCAATAGCGCTTCTGACTACAATGGAGGGAATAACGGAACCATTAGTGATGAGAGCTTCAATAGCTTGATTGCGACTGTCGAAGCTTATCTCTCGAAAGAAAAAACGCGTGAAGATGTTGAATCTGCTGTCAGCAAGCTTGAAAGCAGCACATCTGAGAAACATTTGGACCCATCTGCAGTTTCTCGTGGTTCGAGCTTGGACCGTGATGACAATGGCCTGTTGACTCTTGCTGGTGGTAAAATCACAGACTACCGTAAGATGGCTGAAGGAGCTATGGAGCGTGTGGTTGACATCCTCAAAGCCGAATTTGACCGTAGCTTTAAACTCATCAACTCTAAGACTTACCCTGTTTCAGGTGGAGAATTGAACCCAGCAAATGTGGACTCAGAAATTGAAGCCTTTGCTCAACTTGGAGTTTCACGTGGCTTGGATAGCAAGGAAGCCCAGTATCTCGCAAATCTTTACGGTTCAAATGCACCGAAAGTCTTTGCACTTGCTCACAGCTTGGAACAAGCGCCAGGACTCAGCTTGGCAGATACCTTGTCCCTTCACTATGCAATGCGCAATGAGTTGGCTCTTAGCCCAGTTGACTTTCTTCTTCGTCGTACCAACCACATGCTCTTTATGCGTGATAGTTTAGATAGCATCGTTGAGCCAGTTCTGGATGAAATGGGACGATTCTATGATTGGACCGAAGAAGAAAAAGCAGCCTACCGTGCGGATGTCGAAGCAGCTCTTGCTCAAAACGATTTGGCAGAACTAAAAAATTAA
- a CDS encoding MIP/aquaporin family protein — MMKELFGEFLGTLILILLGNGVVAGVVLPKTKSNNSGWIVITMGWGIAVAVAAFVSGTLSPAHLNPAVTFAMALKGTLSWASVFPYILAQFAGAMVAQILVWLQFKPHYEAEENAGNILATFSTGPAIKNTVSNLVSEILGTFVLLLTIFALGLYDLQAGLGTFAVGTLIVGIGLSLGGTTGYALNPARDLGPRIMHSILPIPNKGDGDWSYAWIPVVGPIVGAALAVLVFSLF, encoded by the coding sequence ATGATGAAAGAATTATTTGGAGAATTTTTGGGGACCTTAATCCTGATCCTCCTAGGAAATGGTGTTGTTGCAGGTGTGGTTCTTCCCAAAACCAAGAGCAACAATTCAGGATGGATCGTGATTACTATGGGATGGGGAATTGCTGTAGCCGTTGCGGCCTTTGTATCTGGCACGCTCAGTCCAGCCCACCTAAATCCAGCTGTGACGTTTGCGATGGCCTTAAAAGGAACGCTCTCTTGGGCTTCTGTTTTCCCTTATATCCTAGCCCAATTCGCAGGAGCGATGGTGGCTCAGATTTTGGTTTGGTTGCAATTCAAACCGCATTATGAGGCAGAAGAAAATGCAGGCAATATCCTAGCGACCTTTAGTACTGGACCAGCAATCAAGAACACAGTATCCAACTTGGTTAGCGAAATCCTTGGAACCTTTGTTTTGCTCTTGACAATCTTTGCCTTGGGACTCTATGACCTTCAAGCCGGTTTAGGGACCTTTGCAGTGGGAACGTTGATTGTCGGTATCGGTCTTTCACTAGGTGGGACAACGGGTTATGCCTTGAACCCAGCTCGTGACCTTGGACCTCGTATCATGCACAGCATCTTGCCAATTCCAAACAAGGGAGACGGGGACTGGTCTTATGCTTGGATTCCTGTTGTAGGACCTATTGTTGGTGCGGCCCTAGCAGTTCTCGTATTTTCACTTTTCTAA
- a CDS encoding teichoic acid D-Ala incorporation-associated protein DltX: protein MKKQRNLHVFLGRTALYFVILLGLLYFFSYLGQSQGTFIYNEF from the coding sequence ATGAAAAAACAACGGAATTTACATGTATTTTTAGGCCGGACGGCTCTATATTTTGTAATCTTGCTTGGTTTGCTTTATTTTTTTAGTTACCTTGGTCAGAGCCAAGGCACCTTTATTTATAATGAGTTCTAG
- the dltA gene encoding D-alanine--poly(phosphoribitol) ligase subunit DltA, with amino-acid sequence MSNKPIKDMIETIEHFAQTKPTYPVYNVLGQEHTYGELKADSDSLAAAIDQLGLPEKSPVVVFGGQEYEMLATFVALTKSGHAYIPIDSHSALERVSAIVEVAEPSLIIAISDFPLEQTSTPMLNLEQVHEAFTQASSYEMTHPVKGDDNYYIIFTSGTTGKPKGVQISHDNLLSFTNWMITDKEFATPSRPQMLAQPPYSFDLSVMYWAPTLALGGTLFALPSAITQDFKKLFATIFSLPIAIWTSTPSFADMAMLSEDFNSEKMPGITHFYFDGEELTVKTAQKLRERFPNARIINAYGPTEATVALSAVAVTDEMLKTLKRLPIGYTKADSPTFVIDEEGKKVPNGEQGEIIVSGPAVSKGYMNNPEKTAEAFFEFEGLPAYHTGDVGTMTDEGLLLYGGRMDFQIKFNGYRIELEDVSQNLNKSRFIESAVAVPRYNKDHKVQNLLAYVILKDGVRQQFERDIDITKAIKEDLADIMMSYMMPSKFLYRDSLPLTPNGKIDIKGLINEVNSR; translated from the coding sequence GTGTCTAATAAACCGATAAAAGATATGATTGAAACGATTGAGCACTTTGCTCAAACGAAACCAACATATCCTGTCTACAATGTTTTAGGTCAAGAACATACTTATGGTGAACTGAAGGCTGATTCGGATAGTTTGGCTGCAGCTATCGACCAACTAGGCTTGCCTGAGAAATCTCCAGTCGTCGTTTTTGGTGGTCAGGAATATGAGATGTTGGCTACCTTTGTAGCGCTAACTAAGTCAGGTCATGCCTACATTCCAATTGATAGCCATTCAGCCTTGGAACGAGTTTCTGCTATCGTAGAAGTTGCAGAGCCAAGCTTGATTATTGCTATCTCAGATTTTCCATTAGAGCAAACTAGCACACCAATGCTGAATTTAGAGCAAGTCCATGAAGCTTTTACTCAAGCTTCTAGCTACGAGATGACCCATCCAGTCAAGGGGGATGACAACTACTACATTATCTTTACTTCTGGTACGACTGGTAAGCCTAAGGGAGTGCAGATCTCCCATGATAATCTCCTCAGCTTTACCAACTGGATGATTACAGATAAGGAATTTGCGACGCCAAGTCGTCCGCAAATGCTGGCTCAGCCGCCTTATTCTTTTGACCTATCTGTCATGTATTGGGCGCCAACCTTGGCACTGGGTGGCACGCTTTTCGCTCTTCCTTCAGCTATTACTCAGGACTTCAAAAAACTCTTTGCGACAATTTTTTCCTTGCCAATTGCTATCTGGACCTCAACGCCGTCCTTTGCAGATATGGCCATGTTGTCAGAAGACTTTAATAGTGAGAAAATGCCAGGAATCACGCATTTCTACTTTGATGGTGAAGAATTGACGGTCAAAACAGCTCAAAAACTACGTGAGCGATTCCCAAATGCTCGTATTATCAATGCCTACGGTCCAACAGAAGCGACAGTAGCCCTGTCAGCAGTTGCCGTGACAGACGAGATGTTGAAGACTCTCAAACGCCTGCCAATCGGCTATACCAAGGCGGATTCTCCGACCTTTGTCATTGATGAGGAAGGTAAGAAAGTTCCAAATGGTGAACAGGGAGAAATTATCGTTTCAGGGCCAGCTGTTTCAAAAGGCTATATGAATAATCCTGAAAAAACGGCAGAAGCTTTCTTTGAGTTTGAAGGTCTGCCAGCCTACCACACAGGGGATGTAGGAACTATGACAGATGAGGGCTTGCTTCTCTATGGTGGACGAATGGATTTCCAGATTAAGTTTAATGGTTATCGCATTGAGCTTGAAGATGTCTCTCAAAACCTCAACAAGTCTCGCTTTATCGAGTCGGCTGTTGCTGTCCCACGTTATAACAAGGACCACAAGGTACAAAATCTACTGGCCTATGTCATCCTAAAGGACGGTGTCCGTCAGCAGTTTGAGCGTGATATCGATATTACCAAGGCTATCAAAGAAGACCTAGCAGATATCATGATGTCTTATATGATGCCGTCTAAGTTTCTTTATCGAGACAGTTTGCCGCTAACGCCTAATGGTAAAATTGATATCAAGGGCTTGATTAACGAGGTAAACAGTAGATGA
- the dltB gene encoding D-alanyl-lipoteichoic acid biosynthesis protein DltB has translation MMELYKQLPHLEPYGDLQYFLYVIAATLPIFIGLFFKKRFALYEVLVSLFFIVTMLVGGKTNQISALILYVIWQVLLVSFYKRYRKQRDSKWIFYLVSFLSLLPIVFVKVSPAIHGPQSLFGFLGISYLTFRAVGVIVELRDGVIKELTIWQFLRFLLFMPTFSSGPIDRFKRFNENYETIPERDELMDMLEEAVKYIMLGFLYKFILAHILGETLLPPLKNLALQTGGFFNLYALAVMYTFGLELFFDFAGYSMFALAISNLMGIHSPINFNKPFLSRDLKEFWNRWHMSLSFWFRDFVFMRMVMVLTRKKVFKNRNVTSSVAYILNMLIMGFWHGVTWYYIAYGLFHGIGLVINDAWVRKKKALNKERKKAGKGSLPENRWIQLLGMVVTFHVVMVSFLIFSGFLNDLWFKK, from the coding sequence ATGATGGAGCTTTATAAACAGCTACCTCATTTGGAACCTTATGGTGATCTTCAGTACTTTTTATACGTAATTGCTGCGACTTTACCTATCTTTATCGGTCTTTTTTTCAAGAAACGTTTTGCCTTATATGAGGTGCTCGTTAGTCTCTTCTTTATCGTCACCATGTTGGTCGGTGGAAAGACGAATCAAATAAGCGCTTTGATCCTTTATGTTATCTGGCAAGTGCTGCTTGTATCTTTCTACAAAAGGTACAGGAAACAACGGGATAGTAAATGGATATTTTACCTGGTTAGCTTTCTATCCCTATTGCCAATCGTCTTTGTGAAAGTATCTCCTGCTATTCATGGACCTCAATCTTTGTTTGGATTTTTAGGGATTTCTTACTTGACCTTTCGTGCAGTTGGGGTTATCGTTGAGTTGAGAGACGGTGTCATCAAGGAATTAACGATCTGGCAATTCTTACGTTTTCTTCTTTTTATGCCGACTTTCTCAAGTGGTCCCATTGATCGTTTTAAACGCTTCAATGAAAATTACGAGACCATTCCTGAGCGGGATGAGCTGATGGATATGCTAGAAGAGGCTGTCAAATATATCATGCTTGGCTTCCTCTACAAGTTTATCTTGGCTCACATTTTAGGAGAGACATTATTGCCTCCGTTGAAAAATTTGGCCTTGCAGACAGGTGGTTTCTTTAACCTCTACGCTTTAGCGGTCATGTACACCTTTGGTCTGGAGCTCTTCTTTGACTTTGCGGGCTACTCTATGTTTGCCTTAGCTATTTCAAACTTGATGGGTATTCATAGTCCTATCAACTTTAACAAGCCCTTTTTGTCAAGGGATTTAAAAGAGTTTTGGAATCGCTGGCACATGAGTCTGTCTTTCTGGTTCCGTGACTTTGTCTTTATGCGGATGGTCATGGTGTTGACCAGAAAGAAGGTTTTTAAAAATCGCAATGTGACCTCAAGTGTAGCCTATATTCTCAATATGCTGATTATGGGATTTTGGCATGGTGTGACCTGGTACTACATCGCCTATGGACTTTTTCATGGGATTGGATTGGTCATCAATGACGCTTGGGTTCGTAAGAAAAAAGCACTCAATAAAGAACGGAAAAAAGCTGGAAAGGGTTCCTTACCTGAGAATCGCTGGATTCAGTTGCTTGGCATGGTTGTCACCTTCCATGTCGTGATGGTTTCATTCTTAATCTTTTCTGGATTTTTGAATGATTTATGGTTTAAAAAATAA
- the dltC gene encoding D-alanine--poly(phosphoribitol) ligase subunit DltC: MDIKSEVIEIIDELFMEDVSDMMDEDLFDAGVLDSMGTVELIVEIENRFDIRVPVTEFGRDDWNTANKIVEGITELKNA, from the coding sequence ATGGATATCAAATCAGAAGTTATTGAAATTATTGATGAGTTGTTTATGGAAGATGTTTCTGACATGATGGATGAAGATCTTTTTGATGCCGGTGTCTTGGATAGCATGGGAACGGTTGAATTGATTGTTGAGATTGAAAACCGTTTTGACATTCGTGTTCCAGTGACGGAGTTCGGTCGTGATGACTGGAATACGGCTAATAAAATCGTAGAAGGTATTACGGAGTTGAAGAATGCTTAA
- the dltD gene encoding D-alanyl-lipoteichoic acid biosynthesis protein DltD gives MLKRLWLIFGPIFIAGFLVLLLIFFYPSTTSHNLTEEKYSAASVSAESFKERSQKVRALTDPNMRFIPFLGSSEWIRFDSVHPAVLAEKYHRPYRPYFLGQAGAASLNQYFGLQQILPEIENKQAVFVISPQWFTETDYEPAAFQRFFNSDQLTAFLGNQSGDIAAKHAAIRLLKQNPNVALKGIVQKLSKGEELSDVDQVAIDIFARFNEKQSALFGQFSIRGQLKYKEHVENYLKDLPDQFSYDELEKIVRKDAEANTTNNDMGMENHFYTREIQKDLKKWEGYQKNYNFLKSSEYNDLQLVLNQFAKSNVNVLFVIQPVNKKWMEYTGLSEEMYQHAVEKIRYQLESQGFTNIADFSKNGGDPYFVKDTIHLGWLGWLAFDKVVNPFLTDPKPAPDYKMNDRFFSKDWATYDGNIKDFQ, from the coding sequence ATGCTTAAACGCTTGTGGCTGATCTTCGGGCCTATCTTCATTGCTGGATTTTTGGTTCTTCTGCTCATCTTTTTTTATCCAAGTACAACAAGCCATAATCTGACGGAGGAGAAATACTCGGCGGCTTCTGTTAGTGCAGAGAGTTTTAAAGAGAGAAGCCAAAAAGTAAGGGCTCTTACGGATCCAAATATGCGTTTTATTCCTTTTCTAGGGTCCAGTGAATGGATTCGATTTGATAGTGTCCATCCAGCTGTTTTAGCGGAAAAATACCATCGTCCCTATCGTCCTTACTTTCTAGGTCAAGCAGGAGCAGCCTCTCTCAATCAATATTTTGGTCTACAGCAAATTTTGCCAGAAATAGAGAATAAGCAGGCTGTATTTGTGATTTCGCCTCAGTGGTTTACGGAGACAGATTATGAACCCGCAGCGTTTCAGAGATTTTTTAACAGTGACCAATTGACAGCTTTTTTGGGAAATCAATCTGGTGACATTGCTGCAAAGCATGCGGCTATTCGATTGTTAAAGCAGAATCCTAATGTTGCGTTAAAAGGCATTGTTCAAAAATTGTCAAAGGGTGAAGAATTATCAGATGTTGATCAGGTTGCTATTGATATTTTTGCGCGGTTCAACGAAAAACAATCCGCTCTCTTTGGACAATTCTCCATTCGAGGACAACTCAAGTACAAGGAACACGTGGAGAACTATTTAAAAGATCTTCCGGATCAATTTTCTTATGATGAGTTAGAAAAAATTGTTCGTAAGGACGCAGAAGCAAATACGACCAATAACGATATGGGGATGGAAAATCATTTCTATACGAGAGAGATTCAAAAGGATTTAAAAAAATGGGAAGGATATCAAAAAAATTACAACTTCCTCAAGTCCTCTGAATACAATGATTTGCAGCTGGTCCTCAATCAATTTGCTAAGTCGAATGTCAATGTGCTCTTTGTCATTCAGCCGGTTAACAAGAAGTGGATGGAGTACACAGGGCTCAGCGAGGAAATGTACCAACATGCAGTGGAGAAAATTCGTTACCAATTAGAAAGTCAGGGTTTTACCAATATTGCTGATTTTTCAAAAAATGGAGGGGACCCTTATTTTGTTAAGGACACCATTCATCTAGGATGGTTAGGTTGGCTGGCTTTTGATAAGGTTGTCAATCCTTTCTTGACGGATCCGAAACCAGCTCCAGACTACAAGATGAATGACCGCTTCTTTAGCAAGGACTGGGCGACCTATGATGGGAACATCAAAGATTTCCAATAA